From the genome of Desmodus rotundus isolate HL8 chromosome 2, HLdesRot8A.1, whole genome shotgun sequence, one region includes:
- the HTR2B gene encoding 5-hydroxytryptamine receptor 2B isoform X4, protein MPIALLTIMFEAMWPLPLVLCPAWLFLDVLFSTASIMHLCAISVDRYIAIKKPIQANQYNSRATAFIKITVVWLISIGIAVPVPIKGIETDVSNPNNITCELTKDRFGNFMLFGSLASFFTPLAIMIVTYFLTIRALQKKAYFVRNKPPQRLTWLTVSTVFQRDETPCSSPEKVAMLGDCNKDKTLPNLSDDVLMRRMSTVGKKSLQTISNEQRASKVLGIVFFLFLLMWCPFFITNITLVLCDSCNQTTLKMLLEIFVWIGYVSSGVNPLVYTLFNKTFRDAFGRFITCNYWATRSVKTLRKCSRNIFRNPMAENSKFFIKHGTRNGINPAMYQSPLRLRNSTIQSSSIILLDTLLLTENEGDKTEEQVSYV, encoded by the exons ATGCCGATTGCCCTCTTGACAATAATGTTTG aggCTATGTGGCCCCTCCCACTTGTTCTATGCCCTGCCTGGTTATTTCTTGATGTTCTTTTTTCTACTGCATCCATTATGCATCTCTGTGCCATTTCAGTGGATCGTTATATAGCCATCAAAAAGCCAATCCAGGCCAATCAATATAACTCACGAGCTACAGCATTCATCAAGATTACGGTGGTGTGGTTAATTTCAATAG GCATTGCTGTTCCAGTCCCTATTAAAGGGATAGAAACTGATGTGAGTAACCCAAATAACATCACTTGTGAACTGACGAAAGATCGTTTCGGCAATTTCATGCTCTTTGGCTCACTGGCTTCCTTCTTTACACCTCTGGCGATCATGATCGTCACCTACTTTCTCACTATCCGTGCTTTACAGAAGAAAGCTTACTTCGTCAGAAACAAGCCACCTCAACGCCTAACGTGGCTGACTGTGTCCACAGTTTTCCAAAGGGATGAAACACCTTGCTCATCACCTGAAAAGGTGGCAATGCTAGGTGACTGTAACAAGGACAAAACTCTGCCCAACTTAAGTGATGACGTACTTATGCGAAGAATGTCCACAGTTGGAAAAAAGTCACTGCAGACCATTTCCAACGAACAGAGAGCCTCAAAGGTTCTAGGGattgtgtttttcctctttttgcttatgtggtgccccttttttattacaaatataacTTTAGTTTTATGCGATTCTTGCAACCAGACTACTCTCAAAATGCTCTTGGAGATATTTGTGTGGATAGGCTACGTTTCCTCAGGAGTGAATCCTTTAGTCTACACCCTCTTCAACAAGACATTTCGGGATGCATTTGGCAGATTCATCACCTGCAATTACTGGGCCACAAGGTCAGTAAAAACTCTaagaaaatgttccagaaatATCTTCCGGAATCCAATGGCAGAGAACTCTAAGTTTTTCATAAAACATGGAACACGGAATGGGATTAATCCTGCCATGTACCAGAGCCCACTGAGGCTCCGAAATTCAACTATTCAGTCTTCTTCAATCATTCTACTAGATACACTTCTTCTCACTGAAAATGAAGGTGACAAAACTGAAGAGCAAGTCAGTTATGTATAG
- the HTR2B gene encoding 5-hydroxytryptamine receptor 2B isoform X2: MKQIGEEQGNKPRWAALLILMVIIPTIGGNVLVILAVSLEKKLQYATNYFLMSLAVADLLVGLFVMPIALLTIMFEAMWPLPLVLCPAWLFLDVLFSTASIMHLCAISVDRYIAIKKPIQANQYNSRATAFIKITVVWLISIGIAVPVPIKGIETDVSNPNNITCELTKDRFGNFMLFGSLASFFTPLAIMIVTYFLTIRALQKKAYFVRNKPPQRLTWLTVSTVFQRDETPCSSPEKVAMLGDCNKDKTLPNLSDDVLMRRMSTVGKKSLQTISNEQRASKVLGIVFFLFLLMWCPFFITNITLVLCDSCNQTTLKMLLEIFVWIGYVSSGVNPLVYTLFNKTFRDAFGRFITCNYWATRSVKTLRKCSRNIFRNPMAENSKFFIKHGTRNGINPAMYQSPLRLRNSTIQSSSIILLDTLLLTENEGDKTEEQVSYV, from the exons ATGAAACAGATTGGAGAGGAACAGGGAAACAAACCACGCTGGGCGGCTCTTCTGATACTCATGGTGATAATACCCACAATTGGTGGAAACGTCCTTGTTATCCTGGCTGTTTCACTGGAGAAAAAGCTGCAGTATGCTACCAATTATTTTCTAATGTCCCTGGCAGTTGCTGATTTGCTGGTTGGATTGTTTGTGATGCCGATTGCCCTCTTGACAATAATGTTTG aggCTATGTGGCCCCTCCCACTTGTTCTATGCCCTGCCTGGTTATTTCTTGATGTTCTTTTTTCTACTGCATCCATTATGCATCTCTGTGCCATTTCAGTGGATCGTTATATAGCCATCAAAAAGCCAATCCAGGCCAATCAATATAACTCACGAGCTACAGCATTCATCAAGATTACGGTGGTGTGGTTAATTTCAATAG GCATTGCTGTTCCAGTCCCTATTAAAGGGATAGAAACTGATGTGAGTAACCCAAATAACATCACTTGTGAACTGACGAAAGATCGTTTCGGCAATTTCATGCTCTTTGGCTCACTGGCTTCCTTCTTTACACCTCTGGCGATCATGATCGTCACCTACTTTCTCACTATCCGTGCTTTACAGAAGAAAGCTTACTTCGTCAGAAACAAGCCACCTCAACGCCTAACGTGGCTGACTGTGTCCACAGTTTTCCAAAGGGATGAAACACCTTGCTCATCACCTGAAAAGGTGGCAATGCTAGGTGACTGTAACAAGGACAAAACTCTGCCCAACTTAAGTGATGACGTACTTATGCGAAGAATGTCCACAGTTGGAAAAAAGTCACTGCAGACCATTTCCAACGAACAGAGAGCCTCAAAGGTTCTAGGGattgtgtttttcctctttttgcttatgtggtgccccttttttattacaaatataacTTTAGTTTTATGCGATTCTTGCAACCAGACTACTCTCAAAATGCTCTTGGAGATATTTGTGTGGATAGGCTACGTTTCCTCAGGAGTGAATCCTTTAGTCTACACCCTCTTCAACAAGACATTTCGGGATGCATTTGGCAGATTCATCACCTGCAATTACTGGGCCACAAGGTCAGTAAAAACTCTaagaaaatgttccagaaatATCTTCCGGAATCCAATGGCAGAGAACTCTAAGTTTTTCATAAAACATGGAACACGGAATGGGATTAATCCTGCCATGTACCAGAGCCCACTGAGGCTCCGAAATTCAACTATTCAGTCTTCTTCAATCATTCTACTAGATACACTTCTTCTCACTGAAAATGAAGGTGACAAAACTGAAGAGCAAGTCAGTTATGTATAG
- the HTR2B gene encoding 5-hydroxytryptamine receptor 2B isoform X1 gives MAFSYRTSEQSTIPEHILQSSFDHLISSNWSGLQTESVPEEMKQIGEEQGNKPRWAALLILMVIIPTIGGNVLVILAVSLEKKLQYATNYFLMSLAVADLLVGLFVMPIALLTIMFEAMWPLPLVLCPAWLFLDVLFSTASIMHLCAISVDRYIAIKKPIQANQYNSRATAFIKITVVWLISIGIAVPVPIKGIETDVSNPNNITCELTKDRFGNFMLFGSLASFFTPLAIMIVTYFLTIRALQKKAYFVRNKPPQRLTWLTVSTVFQRDETPCSSPEKVAMLGDCNKDKTLPNLSDDVLMRRMSTVGKKSLQTISNEQRASKVLGIVFFLFLLMWCPFFITNITLVLCDSCNQTTLKMLLEIFVWIGYVSSGVNPLVYTLFNKTFRDAFGRFITCNYWATRSVKTLRKCSRNIFRNPMAENSKFFIKHGTRNGINPAMYQSPLRLRNSTIQSSSIILLDTLLLTENEGDKTEEQVSYV, from the exons ATGGCTTTCTCTTATAGAACATCCGAACAAAGCACAATTCCTGAGCACATTTTGCAGAGCTCGTTCGATCACTTAATTTCTTCTAACTGGTCTGGATTACAGACAGAATCGGTACCAGAGGAAATGAAACAGATTGGAGAGGAACAGGGAAACAAACCACGCTGGGCGGCTCTTCTGATACTCATGGTGATAATACCCACAATTGGTGGAAACGTCCTTGTTATCCTGGCTGTTTCACTGGAGAAAAAGCTGCAGTATGCTACCAATTATTTTCTAATGTCCCTGGCAGTTGCTGATTTGCTGGTTGGATTGTTTGTGATGCCGATTGCCCTCTTGACAATAATGTTTG aggCTATGTGGCCCCTCCCACTTGTTCTATGCCCTGCCTGGTTATTTCTTGATGTTCTTTTTTCTACTGCATCCATTATGCATCTCTGTGCCATTTCAGTGGATCGTTATATAGCCATCAAAAAGCCAATCCAGGCCAATCAATATAACTCACGAGCTACAGCATTCATCAAGATTACGGTGGTGTGGTTAATTTCAATAG GCATTGCTGTTCCAGTCCCTATTAAAGGGATAGAAACTGATGTGAGTAACCCAAATAACATCACTTGTGAACTGACGAAAGATCGTTTCGGCAATTTCATGCTCTTTGGCTCACTGGCTTCCTTCTTTACACCTCTGGCGATCATGATCGTCACCTACTTTCTCACTATCCGTGCTTTACAGAAGAAAGCTTACTTCGTCAGAAACAAGCCACCTCAACGCCTAACGTGGCTGACTGTGTCCACAGTTTTCCAAAGGGATGAAACACCTTGCTCATCACCTGAAAAGGTGGCAATGCTAGGTGACTGTAACAAGGACAAAACTCTGCCCAACTTAAGTGATGACGTACTTATGCGAAGAATGTCCACAGTTGGAAAAAAGTCACTGCAGACCATTTCCAACGAACAGAGAGCCTCAAAGGTTCTAGGGattgtgtttttcctctttttgcttatgtggtgccccttttttattacaaatataacTTTAGTTTTATGCGATTCTTGCAACCAGACTACTCTCAAAATGCTCTTGGAGATATTTGTGTGGATAGGCTACGTTTCCTCAGGAGTGAATCCTTTAGTCTACACCCTCTTCAACAAGACATTTCGGGATGCATTTGGCAGATTCATCACCTGCAATTACTGGGCCACAAGGTCAGTAAAAACTCTaagaaaatgttccagaaatATCTTCCGGAATCCAATGGCAGAGAACTCTAAGTTTTTCATAAAACATGGAACACGGAATGGGATTAATCCTGCCATGTACCAGAGCCCACTGAGGCTCCGAAATTCAACTATTCAGTCTTCTTCAATCATTCTACTAGATACACTTCTTCTCACTGAAAATGAAGGTGACAAAACTGAAGAGCAAGTCAGTTATGTATAG
- the HTR2B gene encoding 5-hydroxytryptamine receptor 2B isoform X3 — protein sequence MAFSYRTSEQSTIPEHILQSSFDHLISSNWSGLQTESVPEEMKQIGEEQGNKPRWAALLILMVIIPTIGGNVLVILAVSLEKKLQYATNYFLMSLAVADLLVGLFVMPIALLTIMFGIAVPVPIKGIETDVSNPNNITCELTKDRFGNFMLFGSLASFFTPLAIMIVTYFLTIRALQKKAYFVRNKPPQRLTWLTVSTVFQRDETPCSSPEKVAMLGDCNKDKTLPNLSDDVLMRRMSTVGKKSLQTISNEQRASKVLGIVFFLFLLMWCPFFITNITLVLCDSCNQTTLKMLLEIFVWIGYVSSGVNPLVYTLFNKTFRDAFGRFITCNYWATRSVKTLRKCSRNIFRNPMAENSKFFIKHGTRNGINPAMYQSPLRLRNSTIQSSSIILLDTLLLTENEGDKTEEQVSYV from the exons ATGGCTTTCTCTTATAGAACATCCGAACAAAGCACAATTCCTGAGCACATTTTGCAGAGCTCGTTCGATCACTTAATTTCTTCTAACTGGTCTGGATTACAGACAGAATCGGTACCAGAGGAAATGAAACAGATTGGAGAGGAACAGGGAAACAAACCACGCTGGGCGGCTCTTCTGATACTCATGGTGATAATACCCACAATTGGTGGAAACGTCCTTGTTATCCTGGCTGTTTCACTGGAGAAAAAGCTGCAGTATGCTACCAATTATTTTCTAATGTCCCTGGCAGTTGCTGATTTGCTGGTTGGATTGTTTGTGATGCCGATTGCCCTCTTGACAATAATGTTTG GCATTGCTGTTCCAGTCCCTATTAAAGGGATAGAAACTGATGTGAGTAACCCAAATAACATCACTTGTGAACTGACGAAAGATCGTTTCGGCAATTTCATGCTCTTTGGCTCACTGGCTTCCTTCTTTACACCTCTGGCGATCATGATCGTCACCTACTTTCTCACTATCCGTGCTTTACAGAAGAAAGCTTACTTCGTCAGAAACAAGCCACCTCAACGCCTAACGTGGCTGACTGTGTCCACAGTTTTCCAAAGGGATGAAACACCTTGCTCATCACCTGAAAAGGTGGCAATGCTAGGTGACTGTAACAAGGACAAAACTCTGCCCAACTTAAGTGATGACGTACTTATGCGAAGAATGTCCACAGTTGGAAAAAAGTCACTGCAGACCATTTCCAACGAACAGAGAGCCTCAAAGGTTCTAGGGattgtgtttttcctctttttgcttatgtggtgccccttttttattacaaatataacTTTAGTTTTATGCGATTCTTGCAACCAGACTACTCTCAAAATGCTCTTGGAGATATTTGTGTGGATAGGCTACGTTTCCTCAGGAGTGAATCCTTTAGTCTACACCCTCTTCAACAAGACATTTCGGGATGCATTTGGCAGATTCATCACCTGCAATTACTGGGCCACAAGGTCAGTAAAAACTCTaagaaaatgttccagaaatATCTTCCGGAATCCAATGGCAGAGAACTCTAAGTTTTTCATAAAACATGGAACACGGAATGGGATTAATCCTGCCATGTACCAGAGCCCACTGAGGCTCCGAAATTCAACTATTCAGTCTTCTTCAATCATTCTACTAGATACACTTCTTCTCACTGAAAATGAAGGTGACAAAACTGAAGAGCAAGTCAGTTATGTATAG